The window TCGCGGGACGACGGCTGCCGATGGTCGATGGCATGGCGCAGCACCGCCTCGTGGCCGATGCGGAGTTCGCACTCATCGGCGAAGTCGCCCCGCACGTGCGGCACCCCGAAGGACCGTTCGGCGATCACTACGGCTACTACTCGCTGCAGCACGACTATCCGGTGTTCGACGTCCGCCGCGTGGCGCACAGGCACGACGCGATCTATCCCGCCACGGTGGTGGGGAAGCCGCGCCAGGAGGACTTCTTCATCGGCGATCTGCTGCAGGATCTGCTGTCGCCGCTGTTCCCCCTGGTGATGCCGGCCGTGCGTCAGCTCTGGAGCTATGGCGAGACCGGGTATCACTCGCTGAGCGCCGCCGTGGTGAAGGAACGCTACGGGCGTGAGGCGATGAGCAGCGCGTTCCGCATCCTCGGCGAAGGGCAGTTGTCGCTCACGAAGTTCCTGCTGCTCACCGACTCGCCGGTGGACCTGCGCGACTTCCGCGCCACGCTCACGCACATCCTCGCGCGCACGCGTCCGGCGACGGATCTCTACATCATGTCGAACCTGTCGATGGACACGCTCGACTACACGGGGCCGCGCGTGAACGAGGGATCGAAGGGCGTGCTCCTCGGGATGGGCGAGCCGGTGCGCGATCTGCCGCGCGAGTTCCTGTCCGCCGATCTCCCGGCCGGCGTCACGACGGTGCGCGTGTTCTGTCCCGGATGTCTGGTGATCGACGGGCCGTCGTACGCCGACGAACCCGGCGCGGCGGCGCGGCTGGTGAAGCACGACGCGTTCGCCGACTGGCCGCTCGTCGTCCTGAGCGACGAACCGCTGCGCGCCGCGGCCAGCGAGATGAACTTCCTGTGGACGACGTTCACGCGGTTCGAGCCGGCGGCAGACATCCACGCCGCGCGGCAGCGCACCGTGCGTCACCACATCGGGTACACGCCGCCGCTGCTCATCGACGCGCGCATGAAGCCGTGGTTCCCGAAGGAAGTCGAGTGCGATCCCGACACCGCCGCGCTCGTCTCGCGGCGATGGAGCGAGTACTTCCCGCATCGTCGCGTCGAGATGGGCGACAGCGGTCGCGGCCACCTCGACCCGGCCGCCCGCTGACGCGCGGGTCTTACTTGCCGAACGATCGGTCGAACAGGTCGGCGATCGCCTGCGTGCCGCCGGGCGTAAGTCCACGAGTTCCGGTACCCGTGAAATGGACGTGCGAGATCACGGGAAGGTCCGTGCCGGTGCGCGCCACCCACTGGCGGTCGTCCCACGTGAACCAGCCGTCCTTCTCCTGATCGAACACGTGCAGCGGCTTGTTGCACAGTTTGGCGAACTCGGCGCCCCAGCCGGTGCCGCCCTTCACGTGCAGGTCCGGCAGGATCACGCCCACCACGAAGATCTCCTGCCCGTTGTTCACCTGATACCAGATGCTCTGGAGCACCTTGCGGAACGTCGGCGTGTCGGTGAAGCGCCGGTTCATGAGCTGCGAGACGTACGCCAGACTCACGTCGCCGGCCTTCAGTTCTTCGTGATTGAGGTTGCGCACGCCGCGCGTGCGGACGGCCACGTGGCCATCGAAGCCGAAGTTGACTTCCTCGATGCCGAAGCGCTCCGCTTGCGCGCCGAACTCGGCCTCG of the Acidobacteriota bacterium genome contains:
- a CDS encoding UbiD family decarboxylase, translating into ERGHALPATVFLGGPPALMLSAIAPLPENVPELLLASLIAGRRLPMVDGMAQHRLVADAEFALIGEVAPHVRHPEGPFGDHYGYYSLQHDYPVFDVRRVAHRHDAIYPATVVGKPRQEDFFIGDLLQDLLSPLFPLVMPAVRQLWSYGETGYHSLSAAVVKERYGREAMSSAFRILGEGQLSLTKFLLLTDSPVDLRDFRATLTHILARTRPATDLYIMSNLSMDTLDYTGPRVNEGSKGVLLGMGEPVRDLPREFLSADLPAGVTTVRVFCPGCLVIDGPSYADEPGAAARLVKHDAFADWPLVVLSDEPLRAAASEMNFLWTTFTRFEPAADIHAARQRTVRHHIGYTPPLLIDARMKPWFPKEVECDPDTAALVSRRWSEYFPHRRVEMGDSGRGHLDPAAR